The genomic DNA AGCAGATACCCATGTCCcatctcattggtttatagaagcagatacccatctgccttctcctcattggttataccttCCTGTGTGACTGAAAGACATCAGTGGTGGTAATAAACCTTTTATGAAAGTTATTTGCCCATGAGATTTTTTCAGTGTGATTACAATTGCACTAGaatagtttatttttattatttcattGATATTTTTTGCATGTTTTAGTATTGTATTGTTAGTGCCTGCGTTTTGTTTTGCATGATGTAGCAATGTAAGTTGTTGATCTGTATTATgaatacataaaaaaaaatatatatatatatataaaaaattaaaaaagaaagaaagttaGTTGCCAATTGCCATataagtccaaagaagaaaaatcctggaaggaggagagatgactagaaacgattctgTTGACCggtttatgtgtggattaattgtcggagtagaggaccttgtgcatctcaggtaaaataaaaactcaatgttcatatcccaggacaaattagctagcaatagcaagctagctaaataggacaaattagctagcaaatgcaagcTAGCTgactaaattgccataaatgtttaatgcttttttacctgtccccaaattaatataattcgTTCAGAGttagttttgatattttaacctgcgtgtcttgATCTCCTtcggtgtggggggacaaaatcaatttgctCACAATGGCGCGCGGCCGGTTTGGGTACGGTGTTAGGCAGGGTTtataactttgtggctgtggtatctAGTGACAGTTTTCTAGCTTTGCAAAGCCGCCTGATCCCGCAAGCTAATATTGATGTTGTATCTGCAGTGTGAGTCAGTCTCGTATTTACAAGGCTACAGGTTTTCTAATGGATATTACAGATTTGAAGATATCGGATCTTTGGATACCAGACTACAAATGCATTCTAGCCTAAATTTTGGAGGTGCCTTGAGATGAAtttgacaaaaaaacaaacaacacaTTTCTGAGGCttttagtaataataataataactttatGACTTTTGACATTTTAAACTCACCAAGTTAAAACAAAGTAAAACAGTGTAATCATAAGATGGTGATAGTTTGAAACCCTTCTTCTTCCTCTATCAGAAATGTTCACGTGTTCGGTACCCGTGGATCCGGTCTCTGCACGGTTGGGACATGTTGCCACCGTGCCATGCTGGCTCACCCCTTCCATGAACGCAGAGGGCCTGGAGGTGCGTTGGTACCGGCCCAAAGATTTCGACAACCCAGTCTTGCACTACAGAGACAGGAAGATCCAGGAAGCATCACTGCAGTCCCAATACGTGGGCCGCAGCTCCCTGGGGCTCCGGGAGGTTACGTCAGAAGGGCTGAAGGGAGGGGATGTGACCTTGAAGCTGGTTAATGTCACTCTGAGAGACCAAGGGGAGTATGTGTGTTACGTCAGCAGTAACCAGGACTATGAGATTGCCAGTGTCTTTCTCAATGTGACTGGTGAGTTCATTCAAGCAAAACATATCCAGGAATGATGCTACAGAAATTAAATGATATCCATCATTCTTTCTCCATCATTCTTTCACAAATAGTTGAATTagccaaggtaaaaaaaaaaaaaaaaaaaaattgagactTTAATCCCCTCCTCCTTAATGTGCACTTAATCTCCTTCCCAGTGATGggcacccctcctctcctctcagcagtCAGAACAGATGCTGACTCTGTGAATGTGAGCTGTGTTTCCCATGGATGGAAGCCAAGGCCCAGGCTACAGTGGTCAGATGGGAGGCAGACTCTGAAACCTGAGAAGCTGGACTACAGCAGTGGTGCCCATGGTCTGGTGTCTGCCCACAGCTgggtcctctcttcctcctccagtgCTCCCTGGGTATCCTGTTCTCTGGTTTTGTCTgaaggggaggagtgggagggaagaGTGGACCTACGGAACGTTGCGGCTGTACCAGGTAAATAAAGATAATAACCGTGTTTCTTTCTGCTATGAGCATATGCTGATCTGGAACCTATcacaaggtgtgtgtgtccaccagtTTGTTGAATTAAATAAGGGATACCTTCTTTCCACTTCCAGAGACTTCATCAGGACTGCAAACAGCTGTCATCATTTTAGCTCTACTTCTGCTCCTGTCCGTTGTCTTCATCGGTGTGCTCTACAAAAAGAGAGGTCAGGGCTATGTTTTTGGTTTTGATAGTTATACTATATATTGATAAGCATACAATGCCATGAAAATGTTAAGACTGGGTCACATTTGAACTTGAGCCTAAGAGGGTATGGAATCCTCTTTCCATCATATTTGGATTACCTACAGGAGAAAACATTAGGCAAGTCATCAAGACATCTCCTAATGCCACCTTTATCCCTCCTATGATTCGATTGAAAACTCATGTATGTTTTGCTTTTCAGGAAACAAATCAACACATGTGCTCAAACGAGGTAAGAAATCTATTTATCATCATCACACTTTTCAATGTCAGTGTTCATAATTTGATTTTCAATGCTTAACTTTATAACCATGTGTCCTAAATGTTGTGGTATTTTATACTGTAACTAGGCCTACATTGATCCTGAAAGAGAATACAATTAAAACTCTAAATTAGCACTACATCAAGTCAATGGACACTAAATTATAAACACTACCTATGGACCATATTCTGTGCATTTAGTCACCACAATGTAAGATATTGTCTTTCTTTATCATATGGCAAATATTGATCCAAAATACTTACTGTACAGAATACATTTAACATGTTCCTACTCTCCCTGTTTTTGTGTAGATATAGTGGATATCGAGACTATGAGACAACCTGAAGGTAATCTATTTTGACACTTTCCAAAGAGAATCTGAATTTATTCTGATATTGCCTTTCTTTACATTGCAAGATGCTACACTTCTAAGAGTGTATAGCAAATATTGATCCCTAATACAGAATACTTACTGTACAAAATACATTTAACATTTACACATTGTTCCTGGTTTTGTGTAGATTTAGTGGATATAGAGAATATGAGACAAGCTGGAGGTAATCTATTTTGAAATATTTCTGATACATTctgattattattatcattattgttgttattacaGTTCATTGGCATCTCCTGATTCTGTGTTTGTCTTCAACAGTGGATGTCACATTGGATCCCAAGACAGCTCCTCCTTATCTGACAGTTGGTTTAACTGGTAAAATTGTGAGAGACAGTAAAGATAATCCATGTCCTCCGGGTGAGCATGCTTATATACTTGGAACTCATGGTTTTACTTCGGGCAGCCATGCTTACTGGGAGGTTAGACTGGATAAGGAGAAGGTAGGCGTTAAAGAATCCTGGTGGGTTGGACTGGCAAGTGGGCCTGTTAAAAGACAAGGTGATGTACCAGCCACACCTTCCAATGGTTTCTGGTTCCTGTCCTCAGACAAAGAGAAATTCTTACGGCTTAATATGGCCCCCGACATCCTACTTCCTGCCAATCCTAGACCTCGGATACTAGGGGTGTATTTTGACTATGACCAAGGAGTACTCTCTTTCATCAACGTAAAAGACAATAAACTGATTGTCACTGTGAGAGCCATGTTCATTGGGGAGCTGTTTCCTCTTTTTAACCCAGGTCAAGGTGACACAGCCCCTATGACGATATTAGATACTAGCCACTATAAAACAGAACCCGTCGAAGTGTCTGTTTCTGAAAGAGAGAGTAAAGTCGCTCCACCTGCTGAAGAGGATGAGACTGATGCCCTTCTAGCTTCTAACCAAAGTCGCAATCATCAGGCTTCTGAATCCAAAGACTGTCTTTAAATGTCTGTAACACAATGAAAACTACAGCACTATATATTAACACATTGTTTTATGTATCTAGTGCACTTCATATTATGGTGTGTACAGTTGTATTCTGCATTGGTCCAATTCATCATCATCTCCTTGCTCTTCTCCTTTGTCTGCAGtgcaattggatttgatttgactaacGTGGAAACATATGATTGGTGAAAGCAGTGTAGTAGGTGGAtgcagtggatggatggatggatggatggatatatattgtagatggatggatgtagtAGGTAGATGGATGTGGTAGATTGATGGATGTGGTTGAtgtagtggatggatggatgtagtagAGATATAGTAGATGGATGTAGCAGTAGATGGGTGTAGTGGCTGGATGGATGTAGTAGCGATATAGTAGATGGATGTAGTGGATTTATGGCTGTAGTAGCGATATagtagatggatggatgtagtAGAGAGATGTAGTAGATGGCTGGATATAGTGGATGGATGTAGTAGATGGATGTAGTGGATTGATGGATGTACCGTAGTAGAGAGATGTAGTTGATGGATGGATGTAGTAGATGGATGTCTACTTGGTGTTTGGTTTGACCATCCCCTGTTTTTCACAGCAGTGCAGAACAGGAGACGGAAAGAGAAGCTCCTTGCAATATAGCCGCTTTCTATAGTGCTCACTATTATTATTTTAATGGTAGAGCCATCTGGTGACATTTCATTTGAAACCGTAGATTTCTCCCTGTTACAGTTTGCAATATAGAGCAACGTACTGCTCACTAGAAAATATCAGATTATACTGACTGGAGTATGtgcatttaaaaacaaaaaaatcccaCTGGGAAAAATCTTTTTCAACAGCCAACAGGAAAACTTGGCCATCTTTCTAGGGCTCCATCTTTCCGACTTGAAGTTCATTGACTTaatgatttgacctcgttttttTCCCCAAGTCCCCAGTTATCTTGAAAGCAACATGACCACCACATGCAGGTACCATCAGTTCAGGAAAATAAAAAGCAAATTATTTCAATTTGTGCTCAGCTGTGCGTCGCAAGTGCTACATCAACTGATCTATTTTGTCAATCAAAGCTTGAGATTTGAAATGTAATGTTGTCTGAGAGGAACAATATTGGCAGTCTAGGGCCGTAGCTAATATCTtctgataatgtattaggcctccTGAAAAAAATCGAATTCCTAACAGAACTGTTTTTATAATTTTAATGTAAAAATCTCCAAATCATGCTTaaaagaaaaaaatctgaaaagttGATCTCGGCATGCAATATGTTTTCTGGTTGTGGGCCCAATGGTCAAACAGAAACAGTTTTCTTAGCCTGCGTTTACACTATTTGGTGTTTTGACCAATCAGACCAGGTCTGAAAAGATCTGATGAGAAAATATCTGATGTAATTGGTCGaaataccaattagtgggaaaaaatatgaattactgaggataataggccactcctatttgccatatctgtataccatctattgcatcttgcatCTATGCCACTCgatcattgctcatccatatgtgtacatattcttattccatccctttacttagatttgtgtgtattaggtagttgttgtggaattgtcttggccaggtcgcagttgtaaatgagaacttgttctcaactggcctacctggttaagctGTAAGCCCCAGCTGTGGGCCCCAGAGGTGGGCCAATATGGGACTAATTGGACGGGGAAGGAGAATTTGACCATAAAGCTCACCTCGTTGTCTCTTtagatgaaataaaaaatatatttaaaaaattaagtgTTCACACTGTGAGAAATTTTACAACATgtcacaatcaaatcaaatcaaattgtatttgtcacgtgcgccgaatacaacaggtgtagaccttacagtgaaatgccgaatacaacaggtgtaaaccttacagtgaaatgctgaatacaacaggtgtaaaccttacagtgaaatgctgaatacaacaggtgtagaccttacagtgaaatgccgaatacaacaggtgtgaaccttacagtgaaatgctgaatacaacaggtgtagaccttacagtgaaatgccgaatacaacaggtgtaaaccttacagtgaaatgctgaatacaacaggtgtaaaccttacagtgaaattcttacttacaagccctttttcaacaatgtagttttaagaaaaatacccccaaaaaacaagaaatataagtaacaaataattaagaacagcagtaaataacaatagcgaggttatatacaggggataccggtacagagtcaatgtgcggggcaccggttagtcaaggtaattgaggtaatatatacatgtaggtagagttattaaagtgacttatgcatagataataacagagagtagcagggggtagaagcctcttgaacctagacttggcgctccggtaccactagcCGTGCGGTAGCGAAagacaacagtctatgacaatttttaggtccttcctttgacaccgcctgagTGTAACTGTCAGTTAGACTTAcagtcattgtcttttgtttgaattaTTTACGTGTCCGCTGTGCGGGGGAAATGATAATGCAAGCGGAACTACGTAGCTAATACTGTTGTAACGGGGATCCTTATTGCAGCAACACACTTTTGGAGGGAAGGCAATCCTGCGTTAGCTAAGTTTTCATGTCATCGGGTGTAGTTCATAAAGGTTGAAGGGTGTATGTTaggatgaagtgtgaattcatgccaggaataataagtgtgaagtttgatttcctcccttctgtaatcagcagccaatgaggtattttccctttattcatgtgtttaatctgaTACTGTTATAGCGCCGGCTAAACTGTttatgtatgtaagcacttcagagttataccaagctaataagtcactcgtaagataaggaggttgtaagagtgtgcttaactgtatttttcaTTTACCTTATAGTTCTCACAgaaggtgataattctgactaaaactacagaataaaaccgccagttaaaatcaaggaacggttgtgctcgtggttacAGAAGGGAGCTacactggtatagaggtccttgatggcaggaagcttggccccagtgatacactgggccgttcgcactacactctgtagtgccttgcggtcggaggccgagcagttgccgtaccaggcagtgatgcaaccagtcaggatgctctcgatggtgcagctgtaaaaccttttgaggatctgaggacccatgcccaatctttttagtctcctgagggggaataggttttgttgtgccctcttcacggctgtcttggtgtgcttggaccatgttagtttgttggtgatgtggacaccaaggaacttgaagctctcaacctgctccactacagccccgttcatgagaatgggggcgtgctctgtcctccttttcctgtagtccacaatcatctccttagtcttgatcacgttgagggcgaggttgtcctggcaccacactgccaggtctctgacctcctccctttatgctgtctcgtcattgttggtgatcactgttgtgtcatcggcaaacttaatgctggtgttggagtcatccctggccgtgcagtcatgagtgaacagggagtacaggaggggactgagaacaCAATCTGAACGTCTGGGAACATTTTCACGTTAGGAATATTTTTTACACATTAGTTAGGATGTTTTAATTTTTGATAGGGTGTttccaaatatatattttgtgattTTTCTTTAGTATTGACAACATTTCTAATTCCATGTATTAGCTACATTTGTATAATGTCAAGTAAAATGTAACGTGTCAGTTAAGAATGTGTTTctcgtaaatttaaaaaaaatatattacatgTTGGTGGTTTTATTTTTCAGTAATGTTGTGGTAGTGCTACTGTTTTTCCTGCATTATGTCAACATAATGTAGCAAATACTTCAGAATTTTTACACTTAATAAGTTGTCACATTTTTTTATTGTTGATTAGTAATTATGTACACTGTGCCAGTATGACATTGTAAATGACAAAAAAAGGAATAAAAAACAAATAGCGTCATTAACAAATTCAAGTAGGTATGCCTTGTTTCATACTAGTTTGACTGAGACAGTGGTAGAGGTATAGTGAGGTAATCAGGCACacattgtgtctggatatcttacaaGTGTAGATTAATCTGGACAGTGAAACCATTTAAACCATAATTAGTGAGTGTGGATGAGGTAAGAAAATTATGGTTGtcttatcaacaatgacaagccaccgaggTCTGACagcttggatggaaaatgactgaggataatggcggacgatattgccactcctatttgccagaTCTTCAATTTAAGTCTACTAGAAAGTGCTTGAAGAAAAAGTAATTCCGCTGCCTAAGAATAggaaagccccctttactggctcaaatagccgacctaTCAATCTTTACTAAGGACATGCCaatggctttgagtaaagccagcctgtatgcggatgactcaacactatacacgtcagctactacagtgactgaaatgactgcaacacctaacaaagagctgcagttagtttcagaatgggtggcaaggaataaatgaatcctaaatatttaaaatcattcactaaacctcaactaaatcttatactaaatcatgtggaaattgagcaagttgaggtgactaaactgcttgtaataaccctggattgtaaactgtcatggtcaaaacatattgatacaacagtagctaaggtggggagaagtctgtccataataaagtgttgCTCTACCTTAACAGCacgatcaacaaggcaggtcctaaaggctctagttttgttgcaggatgaaccaaacttgtggagatctacaattttttttctgaggtcttggctgatttcttttgattttcccatgatgtcaagaaaagaggcactgagtttgaaggtaggccttgaattacatccacaagtacacctccaattgactcaaattatgtaaattagcctatcagaagcttctaaagccatgacatcattttctggaattttccaagctgtttaaaggcacaatcaacttagtttatgtaaacttctgacccactggaattgtgatacagtgaattataagtgaaatctgtctataaacaattgttggaacaattacttgtgtcatgcacaaattagtggagtggttgaaaaacgagttttaatgaatccaacctaagtgtatgtagacttctgacttcaactgtacataaatatagatatttatttttattcgcTAATCACACCTTTTTCGTATCGAAGGCCATAATCACTCCCAGAGCATTGAAGTGTGTAATACCAATGCAAAGTGTAATAATACCAATTGAAGTGTGTAATACCAATGTCCATTCGGTGTAAATAGCCTTCCAGGCTAGAGTCAGGCACTACTAACATAGTGAAACATTAAGAAAAACGTTTTTCTGTCTCAGAAGAAAAAGTCAATTTCTCAGCTGCCTCAcattcattttattttaattgtaaCATATCTTTTGACATCCAAATCAATAACATAGGTAGGGTTGTGTTCTCTAAAAACACTGGTCTGAAAATGAGCTGGCTACACATTAACATTCAGTCACTAGTTTGcacattgatttattgattggttTCTTAGTTGATTTATCAGGGGTTCATCGTGTTTGATTATGGACTAAATCCAGAGTAAAAAGGGCATCCAGTCGAAGTTCTTCTGTTGAATGAAAGAAAGACACAAATAAAAAGATTCAGTCATGCGTTTATCACATCAATTAATATGGGTTCATATGTATACCAGCAGTAGAGTAGACAGGACTCACCGATGGAGGCGGACAGGAAGTGGCAGCAGCCGATCCAGGCCATCATTACACTGTAGGGGCTGAGGTAGGTTACAGTCAGAGGGTGTGTCCCCATAGTCTACAGTGTCTTCCTGTCTACTATCTCCATAGTCTACAGTGTCTTCCTGTCTACTTTCTCCATAGTCTACAGTGTCTTCCTGTCTACTATCTCCATAGTCTACAGTGTCTTCCTGTCTACTTTCTCCATAGTCTACAGTGTCTTCCTGTCTACTATCTCCATAGTCTACAGTGTCTTCCTGTCTACTATCTCCATAGTCTACAGTGTCTTCCTGTCTACTATCTCCATAGTCTACAGTGTCTTCCTGTCTACTATCTCCATAGTCTACAGTGTCTTCCTGTCTACTATCTCCATAGTCTACAGTGTCTTCCTGTCTACTATCTCCATAGTCTACAGTGTCTTCCTGTCTACTATCTCCATAGTCTACAGTGTCTTCCTGTCTACTATCTCCATAGTCTACAGTGTCTTCCTGTCTACTATCTCCATAGTCTACAGTGTCTTCCTGTCTACTATCTCCATAGTCTAGAGTGGCTTCATCACCTCTCCTACATTTCAATCGTCTACAAAGCCTTCCTCTCTACgcctcctctctttcatctcctccatcctcttcttcctctcctccatcctcttctctgCATCATGTTAACAGTACAgtagctccctctcctctctatcatctcaatagtctacagtagcttcctctccatcatctcaatggtctacagtagcttcctctcctctctatcatctcaatagtctacagtAGCGTCTTcatttcctcatcttctctccttcctcttcttgtttcatctcctctccttcctatTCTTgtttcctcatctctcctctccttcttattcctgtttcatctccctctcctcgtctccagttcttcttcctctcctggtctcctctctttcctcaccTTCCCCTCCgtatctcctcccctcatctccttcctctcctcctctccttcctctccatcctcttctctttcctctcctcatctaatccccttcctcatctcctctccttccctcatctcCTTCTTCTGCAATTAGCTGTTAGCTGTTTTGTACTCACAGCCTCCCAGACAGGTGTAGGAAACCTCCAGGTATTTGTAGGTTCCAAAGCAGGGGTCCCCGAAGACCGGATCAAGCCCCACAGTGCACTGACTCTTTCCCTCACACCTGCAAAGTTACACATTTATAACACAATTATAACACACAAGGGGGGATATTTGTAAACCAACTTTCAACACCAATGACATCCCCAaactagagaggagagatggggaggtggaTAGAGAAAGTACCATTGTTTGACAACGTGCAGGGTTTTGGGTTGCAGACAGTTCTGGTTGCTGAGCTCGTGTCGTCCAGCAGAACAGGTAGAGCCGTCTCTACGGCCGTAGTTAGCATGAAACACCTTTATCACAcccttacctacacacacacacacacacacacacacacacaataattgaATTGCACCCTTACCTACACAGGGGTAGGGCTGAGGGGGGTGTTAGGCGAGGGTGTTTGTGGGTGTAATCATGTGCTCACCACAGTCCAGGGAGCTGGTTGAGCCCTCGCAGGTGATACTGGTCTCTGAAAACACAACGCACACACAGAACATCAGCCCTGCTGTCGAGACACAATATCAGCCCTGCTGCTGAGACACAACATCAGCCCTGCTGCTGAGACACAGCATCAGGCCTGCTGCTGAGACACAACATCAGCCCTGCTGCTCAGACACAACATCAGCCCTGCTGTTGAGATAATGGGGGATAGGGAAAAGGATGAAGAGCtagaaagagaggtgggaggagcaatcaaagagaggtaggaggaggaatgaaagagaggtgggaggagcaatcaaagagaggtaggaggaggaatgaaagagaagtgggaggagCAATcaaagagaggtgggaggaggaatgaaagagaggtgggaggaggaatgaaagagagatgggaggaggaatgaaagagagatgggaggaggaatgaaagagaggtgggaggaggaatgaaagagagatgggaggagcaATCaaagagaggtaggaggaggaatgaaagagaggtgggaggagcaatcaaagagaggtaggaggaggaatgaaagagaagtgggaggagCAATcaaagagaggtgggaggaggaatgaaagagaggtgggaggaggaatgaaagagagatgggaggaggaatgaaagagagatgggaggaggaatgaaagagaggtgggaggaggaatgaaagagaggtgggaggagcaatcaaagagaggtgggaggaggaatgaaagagaggtgggaggagctatcaaagagaggtgggaggaggaatgaaagagaggtgggaggagcaatcaaagagaggtgggaggagcaatcaaagagagatgggaggagcaatcaaagagagatgggaaggaaggAGTGATTGTGACAACACAGTATGGGGCTCCATTCATGAAAAAGTGTTGACTACTTCGTATAATGCACAAGCACATTTCCATTGACTAATTGTTCACTTGACACCCCTACACAGGTTGTTGTCCACTGTACAAGTACAATATAGGTGTCAGAAGTGGAATGTCAGTGAACAACAACCTGTGCTTGGTATCAAGTGAACGACAAGCCCattggacaggagagggagaataCTGACTAGCAGGAAGGCAGATGTAGGTGACGTCCAGATATTTGTAGGTTCCGACACAAGGGTCCGAGATTTGATTCACTCTCATGTTCACCTCACACGTCTGCTTCCCGTCACACCTGGAACAACCACAGAGCAACACCAGTAGAACCATAACAAAGCCACTACATAACTCCAACATAAC from Oncorhynchus tshawytscha isolate Ot180627B linkage group LG15, Otsh_v2.0, whole genome shotgun sequence includes the following:
- the LOC112237290 gene encoding butyrophilin subfamily 1 member A1, whose amino-acid sequence is MPPCAIKKNSSRALYTVMWSYILAAWGVSLSTATSEMFTCSVPVDPVSARLGHVATVPCWLTPSMNAEGLEVRWYRPKDFDNPVLHYRDRKIQEASLQSQYVGRSSLGLREVTSEGLKGGDVTLKLVNVTLRDQGEYVCYVSSNQDYEIASVFLNVTVMGTPPLLSAVRTDADSVNVSCVSHGWKPRPRLQWSDGRQTLKPEKLDYSSGAHGLVSAHSWVLSSSSSAPWVSCSLVLSEGEEWEGRVDLRNVAAVPETSSGLQTAVIILALLLLLSVVFIGVLYKKRGNKSTHVLKRDIVDIETMRQPEDLVDIENMRQAGVDVTLDPKTAPPYLTVGLTGKIVRDSKDNPCPPGEHAYILGTHGFTSGSHAYWEVRLDKEKVGVKESWWVGLASGPVKRQGDVPATPSNGFWFLSSDKEKFLRLNMAPDILLPANPRPRILGVYFDYDQGVLSFINVKDNKLIVTVRAMFIGELFPLFNPGQGDTAPMTILDTSHYKTEPVEVSVSERESKVAPPAEEDETDALLASNQSRNHQASESKDCL